The Lactuca sativa cultivar Salinas chromosome 2, Lsat_Salinas_v11, whole genome shotgun sequence genome includes the window aataagATTAAAAGTTTGTTCTCTTATGAATAGTACCTGACACAGGTACTATTCATTGGGTTTACTTACTCGACTATGGTCACCGCACCCCACCACTTTCTCATCAGGTATATTTCACTATTCAGAAACCCACCGTCTTCATCTCGATCCTTCCTAAACCCTCTGTGAGTGTTTCTCTCTAGAGTGTTTCTGTGTAGAAGCGATTCCACCACATCCCATACTTACACCCGGCTCCCGAGTTGTAGCAAAGAAAaaaaagagaagagaaaagaaagtaaggagagaaaagaaaataaaagaaaggaaaaaaaattgtcTTTTGTGCTCCAGAGTTTAAGAGAAATGGATGGAAAGTTAaacattttattctttatttacaAATCCttccaaatcggaaggaaagttagaAGAGAAAGTGATCATTCCATTTTCTTCTATTTCTTTCCTTCAATAAAACTCGGAAGCACCAATTTCTCTTACTTTCCTCTCACTTCCAACCATTTTTCTTTTTCTCTCCTTAAGTTGAACTTGGGAGCGGAATGTTAATGAAAAAAACGCATCCCATGGAAAGAAGTTAAGACAATGCTCCATTCCATTAGTTGTAGCAAATAAGATTATTTTTCATTCCGCCATAATAATATATTCATTTACCAACACTTCAATTAGTTCAATTCTCCACCATCGCGAATTATACAGCTATAATGGCACTCTTTTCTAcgaattcaaattttataaaaagagatttgtataatttcatacaaaaaTTGGCACAACTCTATTTCTCTTCTCTTCTTACACAACCCCCTTCACTCCATCTTCATGCCTTTTCTTATAAGTTATAACAAATCGACAATTTGACATGATGATGTACAAGTTACACAACAATATAAAAATAACAGCAATAATTCCACCAACACAAACTCAAAAACGGTATCTACAAAAGCATATACCATGACCAAAAGGATCAACACCTACTACCACTTGTACTTGTGGCTCGCTTACCAAGGAAAAGTAGAAAACACAAAACAGTTTCGTTTACAacgtttttattttcaaaatagtaacaaatcattttaacaccaaTAAGAATATTTTAACAATATTCAATTTATTCCCAGACTAGTTTTGTTATAGACTTGAGATAAATCCATAATAAATTAAGAAACCTAATTCACTTCTAAATGTTCTTCTGACATGAACTCctttttgtgtttttaaccctATCCTCAGAGTTACTACTTATGTTTTACCTTGCAGAAATGAATTACGAAAAATTGCTAACAGAaaaccttaaaaaaaaaaaacaagctgTGAGCCTTCAGACAAAGAAAGAAAGGAATCGAATCTACACAAAAATGCAAACAAGCATattgctttttgcttttgcttgagCTTGCTTCAGCCCCCTGTGCTAAGAACCAACTCAAACCTGTGAAGAATGTCTTCGTTGCTTGAAAATGATTTAGTCAGTATCTGCTCCACTTTTGGTTATTAAATATGACAACTTTTTATATCATATGTCTTCCAATATGTCATAATGTCCATACCCATGAAACAGAACTTTGATTAAACTCTTCTTTTCCTCTTCCTCTTCATACTCTTTACCATATGTTGCAATCTTTAACAAATTTCCTGTGCTCCTCTCCAACATGAACACAGATATTGTGGTTCTGTTTCAtcgataacaaaaaaaaaaaaaaaaaaaaaaaaaaaattcaaacgcCATTTTCTGAATATGATCAAGATTTATAAAGTATAATCAAGAAAGAACTTACTTTAGAACATGAGAAGCCATCAATAACTCCGGTTCTCCACCCCATACATGAGGTTTCTCGATTGTTTTTACATAGGCTTCAAAGTCCCCCTCAATGAACCTTCAAAGGATAAGTAATATAATAAGAGATGATATACTTTGTGGGAATTGAAACACTTGTGTAAAGAAGCTTACCATTCAATCTCTTTTTGTCTTTTCAGGAGCTCATCAACAACCTGGAATCAACAGATGTCAGTCATACTATGAATTTTTTTACAACATCAAAAAGGCAAGAACTTTAAATTTAGTTTACTTGAGCTCTTAATTCGTCAGCAAGTTCTCTCTGTCGATTCTCGTCAGGAGCCTCTTCTCCATTTCTTAAGCAAACCAAATGAGCTATTGCTCTAAATAAACATCTCCCATCTGCTGGAACCCCTGTAAATTGATATACTTTTAACCTTTTAAATCTATTCATGCTTGAAGATAGAAACAAAGAACAGACATGGCACAAAAGAGGAAAGGAATTATTTTGAAATATAATCAGGATCCCCAAACATTAGTGGCCTTCAACCCAAAAGGTTTAACCagaaagatgaagaatttaactAAAACTGCTACATGCAATTGTTGTGAATTGTGAAGTAACAACATAGGTTTCAGCCGATATTTCTTTAGAGAAACTTATATCCATTTAAAAACCTCATAATCTATGAAAAAGTATAAGAAATgtaataaaaatttcatttttaataaatctcaaacctGTTATTCTATAGTTTATTGAGTTTTCAGAAGTAGTGGTGATACAATTCCCATTGATTTTGATGTCATCGGCGATGACAGGCTCCGAAGTGGTTTCATTAAACTCTAGGGGCGGCGCCGCAAGGCAAGCGCAGATGCCGAAAAGAAGCCAAGCCGTATAAGGACGGTGAAGCCATCGCGCAGGACGGACATCCCAAGCAACGTTCCATGAGCCCTCACCGGCCGGTCTGAGGTTGTGTTTTCCCCGACCATTTCCAGCCGGAATGATAGCATGCCATGCGGATGCGGATATGGCAGATGCAGAGACATTCAATCCTGTAGCTGTAGAATGATACGGAAATCGGCGACGGTCGAGACAATCCGTCGCAGACAGTAGAAGTTTGATCGGAAAACTGGCATCAGAGGGGATGTGACGGTGACGAGCCGCCAAGGCGTAGTGAGCGAGTGGTGAACCAACAAGCCAAGATTTCGGACGTGAAGAAATAACACCGGCAAGCATCACAGTCACAGAGAAAAAGGCGGAGGAAGGGGAAACTAAGATGGAGGCGCAACCATTCTCCGACGACCAATTAGTTTATAGTGAAAGAAAAATTGGAAATTGGTATTTGGTAATGGTGATTGGTGCGACCTGTAGAGAGATAGATGGTTTTGGGTTGTATTGTCCGTCTGATAGGTTTCATTGGGGAAGATCGACGGCTGTCAAGAAGATGTTTGGCACGTGCCTTTCACGAGGATGGAGGGTTGGTGATGTATTCACGTGTTCATCAAGAAACCCATGCTTGTCGTCTTCCCTTCCCCCAATGgttaataacaaaaataaattaatttcatcaaacttttattttccttatttttttctttttcttatggAAAACATTGCTGTTAGATTGATTGATCAAATAAATGTTACGATTAATGAGGGATCTTATTTTGAAAGTCCATAATCAATTAGATGAACACAATAAGAAAATATATTATTTGTAATTATCATCTTGTTTAAAAACAATATAACTAAAAAAACTAGATTTGTTTATTTCAAGGAAAATATTTTGTTGAACAGAAtttaaaactaatttaatttgTTACGACATCGATTTCGCCATAtgtatattaataaacttttggtTGGGTTGTCAAAGGaataaatttgtgtttttaagaTCCTCAAGGATCAATATTGTCGGTTGGGAGTCTAGAAGGTTGCAGAGGTAAAAGTTGGACGAAATATTTTATGGAAATGGAACGTCAAGAAACTGGCTACTTTGCAACTACGTGGGCCAATAAAAACCGCAAGAAACATGCTTACGTGGAAAATCGAGGGCATCATATTTGATTGTAGAGTCGTGGAAGGCAAATATGCAAGAACATTTGTCTGACTTTCGATGTTGACAGACTATCTTTTCGATTGATCTTTTGTTGTACCATATTATTACGTCGATTAACAAATTTTAAAGGCTACAAAACAAGTTTGtaaatattttgaaaatcattATTTCTTTGTTTGTCATTGAATGTTAAACGTAGAGCGAGAAAACAATCGAATCATAAAACGATaaaatcaaaaagaaaaacaaaatcctaaggtttgatttttattttcagaaaccaaAAATATTGGTTTGGATCCGGATTTTGGAACGAGAAAAAAAAACGGAATCGAACCGGTCTGTatgaaatacataaaaataatttttttgtataTGCATATATTATAtatgaatttagtgtaaaataAGCACAAATAGTAGGTTGTCTCCTATGGACACGTCCAAACAAATCTTCAGTCCCTTAATTTCTTGTTGATTGTCACTACTGCTAATGAGTTTTTGATTGTCGAGTTTGGAATCTAATCTAACTATAATACCCTTCTCTCATACGTATTACAATAttgtccattttgggttgccgcCACGAAAACTTCCCTAGGGTCGCCCATCCTGGAGTTACTCATTCCCGAGCACACTTAACTACATAGTTCATATGGGATTTGTTTCCCTCATGGCTTTAAAACACGTTGTAGCAGTGAAGATGTCCATATCCCCTATATGGAATGCTTATTCTCTTTTTCCAAACAATGTAGGATCATGTGAAGGTAGCCACCCACATTCACCCACTTTATAGGGTTCGACATCCCAATCGAACACATCAGCCCGTGCCATACCTTTGATATCAGAGCTAGGGCAtaggtcgatgtgttcgacatgGACGTTAGATCACGTAAAAGGGAATAAAGGTAGGTGGCTACCTACAACTAATCTCATATTGGCTTAGAACTAGAACTAAGCATTCcctataaggggtgtggataccttctattgtaaaattttgttttaaagtcgtgagggcaacATATCCCATAAGAACTATATGACTAAGCATGCTCGAGTGAAAGCAGTTTCATGATGGATGGCCCACTAGGAAGTTTTTGTGTCGGGAGCCAAAATGAACAATATTGTAATACATGTTAGATGGAGTGTTACACCAACATGGCTCTATCTCAAATTTACCATAACATCCTTATTTTCGTGACCTCCATTTTCCTCTCATGATTTTCTTAGTCGGGCATCATTCATATTTATACAACATAGCTGACCTTACACTTACCCTATAGGACTTTCCCTTAAGTTTCATGGGGACCTTCCTCACACACAAAAGTCGGATAGCTACTCTCCACTTTATCCATCACGCATTTTATATAGATAGTGATATCATTCTCAACATCTCCATCATTATGGATCATAAACCTTATgtaggtatgtacttgaacctTTCTTTTTGTTGTAGGACTTTCTCATCGATACACAATTCAACCCCTTCGTTATTTTCATCGCCACTAAAATTGCACCATAGATTATCAGTCTTACATGTGTTGATCATAAGCCCTTTTTCTTCTAATGACGCCTTTTAGGTATCCAACCTAGCATTCATTTCACTCTTAGTCTTTGCAACCAAACCAATATCATCTGCAAAAAACATACACCATAGTAACTCTCTTGTACCTCATGAGATACATCGTCCATAGTTAAGGCTAAGTATCAAACCTTCATGGAGCCTAATTCCAACATGGAAATACAATATATTGCTAACTATAGTTCGGATGCGTTTCGTAGACCAACAATAGTATATGGACCTGATAATACACCCTCAGACCCTTCTATCTTCCCAAGTCCTCAAAATTATTTCCCCCAGAACATTAGAACATTATCATGAGGTGGTAAATCAGACTGCCGTGTCGTGTTTTTAATTAACACAAGTACACAACACGACAGTACAagttttatataacacaaaatatgacATGAAATTGCAATTTTTATACAATACAAatacgacacgacacgatgtcatgtttttttttaCTAACATGAATatgtgtaacaccccgttttCACTCTTTAGTAGGATTTAATATAAACCACTATTTATAAAATTCTAGGAagaaatatattaatttttagcCAAAGTAATCATCATAAACATGTAAAAAACATCAATACAAAATCCGTAGATATTAGAACAgttaaatttgacttcgtatgaagaagttatgattattcGAAGTTTTGCGTTCAGCCCTATACAACAAAGtgtgtcgtaaaaagtgaatcgGAGCTACGTTGTTGATTAGCTTAAGTAATacaaacaaaagtcatagtagtCGTAAAAGCAAGAGCATGCATATATAGAAcctccaaatatgacttcgtattacgaagttatgatttttcaaagtttcgataCGACGGTGCGCGACACTGAAATCGAAATTAAGATCGGTTgattttttagccaaaacaatctaaacaagagttgaagatctcgaaaATACCAATACGTTGATATAAACAAAGTCAacaacggagtccgtatgaaggagttatgaatttcacaTGGTTATTTTCAATGTAATCTTCAtagactgttaaatttaaaataggATGAGAACTGgatgacagagtctaaatgaaagttgtagtactcgtagataacgtagatataaagaacgtaaaaaacggggCTTGTAtacaaaaaatatgattttttgaagattCGCGATTTTACCCGGCATTGGTGACACAACATCTGTAGAATTGCGACACGTGGCATCGTCGAGCACCACCCACCGTACCTACTAAAGGGCGTGGCGCGCCTCCTATACT containing:
- the LOC111921743 gene encoding uncharacterized protein LOC111921743 — encoded protein: MLAGVISSRPKSWLVGSPLAHYALAARHRHIPSDASFPIKLLLSATDCLDRRRFPYHSTATGLNVSASAISASAWHAIIPAGNGRGKHNLRPAGEGSWNVAWDVRPARWLHRPYTAWLLFGICACLAAPPLEFNETTSEPVIADDIKINGNCITTTSENSINYRITGVPADGRCLFRAIAHLVCLRNGEEAPDENRQRELADELRAQVVDELLKRQKEIEWFIEGDFEAYVKTIEKPHVWGGEPELLMASHVLKTTISVFMLERSTGNLLKIATYGKEYEEEEEKKSLIKVLFHGYGHYDILEDI